In Rutidosis leptorrhynchoides isolate AG116_Rl617_1_P2 chromosome 2, CSIRO_AGI_Rlap_v1, whole genome shotgun sequence, one genomic interval encodes:
- the LOC139891844 gene encoding uncharacterized protein — protein MANTDITVALSSTPSILEQLRKALTELEAHKNGTPDTVSLTEIIQHFRDLETKMTKKYNELEDKERAFKQDESDSRALLAAQETAVAAKEQDMFDRIQFLKDAAAAAIVETRANHLPPSVSVDIVEPTENTVSSYLDETGGEITFHQELIKFCEEMDSNGLLNFVTENKNILRDEISRALTTCTEPCRLILDSLSGFYDTAALQGTRESCISLIEALNAMLAQADSGVEHLLTYDIKQQAKAIADVWRGKLLGHDDIIDDVDGKSLEAEAFLQLLSTFKIASEFEEDELCKLVIAVCERKQAPKVCRSLGLAHKMPGVIEELISKGKIISAVHFVHAFELVDKFPTVPLLKTYLKDLRRDSQLKCIASRNSEIVQNEGNKKELAALKDVIHCVEKYNLQSDYPLDPLHKRVGQLERANPDNRKRFRGSPRESTTNRERKAKRDSSTTKHESPKRRDKRPPNKKPRSNRDGLYGTRSPAASYLAVNGRQAPAPVYIDRRQYHAPPYNYQPAISHSQPTYSQPIYEQKAYYYPHDDRSAATAATPLPPAYENTYYTPQDDRAAVAPTPSVYENTYYYPPDNRAAAAPPPATAYESVYYYPPDDRAAAAQPVPPPHAYVGYHGSSGLPSSYQPYNTK, from the exons ATGGCTAACACTGATATCACAGTGGCTTTAAGTTCAACGCCTTCGATTCTAGAGCAGCTTAGAAAGGCGTTAACTGAGCTAGAAGCTCATAAAAATGGTACTCCAGATACGGTTTCGTTAACTGAAATAATTCAACACTTTCGCGATCTCGAGACAAAAATGACAAAGAAATACAATGAACTGGAAGACAAAGAGAGAGCGTTTAAACAAGACGAATCCGATAGTCGAGCGTTACTTGCAGCACAAGAAACCGCTGTTGCTGCAAAAGAGCAAGATATGTTTGACCGAATCCAATTCCTTAAAGATGCTGCTGCAGCTGCCATTGTAGAAACACGAGCCAATCATCTTCCGCCATCTGTTTCCGTTGATATAGTGGAGCCCACAGAGAACACGGTAAGCTCCTATCTTGATGAAACAGGTGGTGAGATCACGTTTCATCAAGAGCTGATTAAATTTTGTGAGGAGATGGATTCAAACGGGCTTCTGAATTTTGTTACCGAGAATAAGAATATTTTACGTGACGAAATTAGTCGTGCACTTACGACTTGTACCGAACCGTGTCGTTTAATCCTCGATTCACTTTCGGGATTTTACGACACCGCTGCTCTTCAGGGCACGCGCGAATCCTGTATTAGTCTAATCGAAGCCTTGAACGCCATGTTGGCACAGGCTGATTCGGGTGTTGAACACTTGCTGACTTATGATATTAAGCAGCAAGCTAAGGCTATTGCTGATGTATGGAGGGGTAAGTTATTAGGTCATGATGACATCATCGATGATGTCGATGGAAAGTCACTGGAAGCTGAAGCGTTTTTGCAGCTTCTTTCGACCTTTAAAATTGCTTCAGAGTTTGAGGAAGACGAACTCTGCAAGCTGGTTATTGCTGTTTGTGAGCGAAAGCAAGCTCCTAAAGTTTGTCGGTCTCTCGGTTTAGCACACAAAATGCCAG GTGTTATTGAAGAATTGATTAGTAAAGGGAAAATAATCAGTGCGGTGCATTTTGTGCATGCGTTTGAGCTTGTTGACAAATTCCCGACTGTACCCTTATTGAAAACTTATTTGAAGGATTTAAGGAGGGATTCACAATTGAAATGCATTGCGTCGCGAAATTCAGAAATTGTTCAG AACGAAGGAAACAAAAAAGAACTTGCAGCACTAAAAGATGTGATCCACTGTGTTGAAAAGTACAATCTCCAGTCTGACTACCCACTTGACCCGCTTCATAAACGGGTCGGTCAGCTAGAAAGAGCAAATCCCGATAATCGCAAGAGATTTCGTGGATCTCCACGTGAGTCGACTACTAACCGTGAACGCAAAGCTAAACGTGATTCTTCGACTACTAAACATGAGTCACCTAAAAGACGTGATAAACGCCCGCCCAATAAGAAGCCACGCTCAAATAGAGATGGCCTCTATGGGACCCGCAGTCCTGCCGCCAGTTACTTGGCGGTCAACGGGCGGCAGGCTCCTGCTCCAGTCTACATTGATAGAAGACAATATCATGCTCCACCCTACAACTACCAACCGGCTATTTCACATAGTCAACCGACATACAGTCAACCGATTTACGAACAAAAGGCGTACTACTACCCTCATGATGACAGGTCCGCTGCTACCGCTGCAACACCGCTACCACCCGCTTATGAAAATACCTATTATACCCCTCAAGATGATAGGGCCGCTGTTGCACCGACGCCATCTGTGTATGAAAATACGTATTATTACCCACCAGATAATAGAGCAGCCGCTGCACCACCGCCAGCAACCGCTTATGAAAGTGTTTACTACTACCCGCCGGATGATAGAGCTGCTGCTGCGCAACCAGTACCGCCGCCACATGCTTATGTTGGCTATCACGGTAGCAGTGGTTTACCGTCTTCCTATCAACCGTATAATACTAAGTAA